Part of the Amycolatopsis sp. 195334CR genome is shown below.
GCTGGTCGGCTCGCTGCTGGTCAAGCGGCGGCGGTTCTGGGTCCGCATCACCCCGCCCGCCGAGGGCGCCGAGCTACGACGTACTGTAGTAGAAGTGGGCGGGCTGGCCAGGACGGACCAGGCCGGCTACGGCGAGGAGTTCAACCGGATCGCGGTCTCGCTCCACGAGAAGAAGGACGACTAGCGCATGGTCAACGAGACGTTGTCGCAGTACAGCGACCTGTCCTACACCACTTCCGTCGCCGTGTACGTGCTGGCGATGATGTTCTTCCTGGTCGAGCAGTCCTTCGGGCGCAAGGGCAGGCAGGCCGCCCAGCGCACGAAGGAGAAGGCCGCGGCACTGGTCGGCGGCGGCACCGCCGTGCTGGCCACCACCGTGCCCCCGGTGGACGAGGCACCGGCCCGGCGCGAGCGGGCCGAGCGCATCGGCCGCATGGGCGTCGCGCTGACCGTGCTCGGGGTGCTGCTGCACCTGGCCGCGCTGGTGCTGCGCGGGGTCGCCACGCACCGCGTGCCCTGGGGCAACATGTACGAATACATCATGGCGGTCTGCCTGATCGCCGTGGCCACCTGGCTGGTGGTGCTGCGCAAGTCGGACATCCGGCACCTGTCGGCGTTCGTGCTGCTGCCGGTGGTCATCCTGATGTTCATCGGCGGCACCATGCTCTACGCGGTGGCCGCGCCGGTGCAGCCCGCGCTCCAGTCGTACTGGCTGGTCATCCACGTCTCGGCGGCCATCCTGAGCTCCGGCGTGTTCCTCGTGCCCGGCGTGGCCAGCGTGTTCTACCTGATCCGGAGCAGGCACGAGAAGAACCCGGAGAAGTTCGCGCGCTTCGGGCCCAAGCTGCCCTCGCTGGACGTGCTGGACCGCGTCGCCTACCGGACCACGGTGTTCGCCTTCCCGGTGTTCACCTTCGGCGTGCTGTGCGGCGCGGTGTGGGCCGAGGCCGCGTGGGGCCGGTTCTGGGGCTGGGACCCGAAGGAGACGGTCGCCTTCATCGCCTGGGTGATCTACGCCGCCTACCTGCACTCGCGCGCCACCGCGGGCTGGCGGGGCAACCGCGCGGCCTGGATCAACGTGCTGGGCTTCGCCGCCACCGTGTTCAACCTGTTCTTCGTGAACCTCGTCACCACCGGACTGCACTCCTACGCCGGGGTCGGCTGACATCCGCCGCGGATCCCGGCTACCGTCGTGCCAGTGCGACGTGAGGGAGTTGGAGGATCGCGAAGGTGACCGGATCTGACGAAACGCCCGGTCAGCAGCCGGAACCGGGGGACGAGCCGACCCAGTGGCAGCCCGCGCCCCCGCCGCCGGACCAGGCGCACTTCTCCGAGGAACGCACCGACTCGGCCCCGCACCCGGCGGCGGGCTCCACGTCGGGGCCGTACGACGTCCCGCAGGTGCCGCCCTACCAGCGGCCCTACGCCGACCCGTACGACCAGCAGCTGCCGCCGCTGCACCCGCAGCAGCAGCCGTACGCGCAGCCGGGGTACGACCAGCAGCAGCCGTTGCCGCCGCTGCCCCAGCCGCAGACCCCGCAGGGCCCGCCGGCGCCCCAGCTGCCGCCGAACCTGCTGCCCCAGCCGCAGCACGGCAGGCAGCCGCTGCCCGGTGACGACCTGACCACGGCGCACCTGGTCAAGCCGACCAGGCGGCGGCCGCAGTCCGGCTGGCGCAAGGCGCTGTACGTGGGGTCCGGCAAGCTGATCAACCCCGGTGAGAGCCCGGCCGACCGGCGGCGCCGGGAGCTGATCGCGCAGGTCAACCAGCCGCTGCGGGGTTGCTACAAGATCGCCATGCTGAGCCTGAAGGGCGGCGTCGGCAAAACCACGACCACCACCACGCTCGGCGCCACCTTCGCCTCGCTGCGCGGGGACCGGGTGGTCGCGGTCGACGCCAACCCGGACCGCGGCACGCTCTCGCAGAAGATCCCGATCGAGACCACCGCCACCGTGCGCCACCTGCTGCGGGACGCGGACAAGATCACGCGCTACAGCGACGTCCGGTCGTACACCTCGCAGGGGTCGAGCCGGCTGGAGATCCTCGCCAGCGAGCAGGACCCGGCGGTGTCGGAGGCCTTCTCCGAGGACGACTACCGGCGCACGGTCAACCTACTGGAGCACTTCTACAACATCGTGCTCACCGACTGCGGGACCGGCCTGATGCACTCGGCGATGAAGGGCGTGCTCGACGTCGCCGACGCGCTGGTGGTGGTCTCGTCCGGTTCGGTGGACGGCGCCCGCAGCGCTTCGGCCACTTTGGACTGGCTCGACGCGCACGGGTACGGCGACCTGGTCAAGCGCTCGGTCGCGGTGATCAACTCGGTGCGGCCGAAGGGCGGCTCGGTCGACCTGGACAAGCTCGCCGCGCACTTCGCCGCGCGCGTGCGCGGGGTCTGCCGCATCCCGTTCGACCCGCACCTGGAAGAAGGCGCCGAGATCGAGCTGGACCGCCTGCAGGCCGAAACCCGGCTGGCCCTGCTGGAACTGGCGGCCACCGTGGCGGACGGGTTCGCCGTCGAACGGTAAAGCCCGGTTTTACTTCTGCTCGTCCTCGTCGCGGCCCTTCTGCCGCTGCTGCTCGGCTAGACCGCGGAGGAAGTCCGGGTCGTCATCGGGGGCGACGCGGGGCTGTGACGACGGGACTCCGGGGCGGGGGGCGCCGAACGTTCGCCACAGGACAACGGCGACCGTCAGTGCTCCGATCGCCGCGAGCAGGTAGAGCATGCTCGATCCCTTCTGGCTGTGGTGCGCGGATGTGCTTCCCCCGAGGTTAACCCTTTTGCCGGGTTTGCGGGTGCGACGGGGTGGGCCGCACCCCCGGGTCGTGACATGCGAACGGGGATGTCGTGAGACATCCCCGTTGGTTCGCAAGCCTGGTGAACGCGACTCAGCCGCGGCGCGCGGGCTCGCTGGCGTCGGTGGTCAGCTCGGCGAGCAGCTCGTTGACTTCGGCTTCCCGGAAGCGGCGGTGCCCGCCCGGGGTGCGGATGGAACCGATCCGCCCGGCGGTGGCCCAGCGGGTCACGGTCTTGGGATCGACTCGGAACAATGTGGCGACCTCACCCGGGGTGAGCAGTCGTCCTCCGACGGTCGCGGTCACTTTCCGCCTCCTTCACGACCTCGCGGCTATACCGGTAGGTAGGTAGCCAGCTCTCAACGGGGCAATCGTCGCACTTACCCCGGCAGGTACTCGAACGGTTGTCGAAGAGTAAAGAGGTAGTAAGGGATAAACGGCGCGACTCGGACATCACGCCCCCTCCGGCGGGCCTGGCTAGGGTGAGCCGCTATGGACGCACTCGATCGCAGGATCATCGCCGCGCTGCGGCTCAACGGCCGGGCGACCTACGCCGAGCTGGGCCGGACCGTGGGGCTCTCGGCGTCCTCGGTGCACGAGCGCGTCGGCAAGCTGGAGGCGGCCGGGGTGATCACCGGCTACCACGCGGTGGTCGACCCGAGCACGGTCGGCCTCGGCGTGACCGCGCTGGTCGGCATCCAGCCGACCGACACCGCCGCCGACGAGGACGTGGCCGAAGCGCTCGGCAGCCTCGGCGAGGTGGAGAGCTGCTACGCGGTCGCGGGCGACGAGGCGTTCGTGGTCAAGGTCAGGGTGTCCACGGTGGACGAGCTGGAGCGCACGCTGGGCAGGCTCCGCCGGATCGACGGCGTGGCCCGCACGCGCACCACCGTGGTGCTGTCCACCCGCTTCGAGGGCAGGCCCAACAACGAAGGCCTGGAGGAAGCCGCCGAAGATGGCGCGTAACCTGCATAGACGTGAGTGACGCTGTAGTTCCTGGCCACCTGGGTCGCGACCTGACTCTGTACCTGCTCGCGCGCTTCGGCCTGGTGGCCGTGGTCGCCGCGCTCCTGCTGCTGGTCAACGTGCCGCTGCTGGTGGCGCTGGCGGTCGGCCTGGTGGTGGGCCTGCCGCTGGGGCTGCTCGCCTTCCGCGGGCTCAACACCCGGGTCACCGCCCAGCTCGCCAAGCGCAACGAGAAGCGCGCCCGTGAGCGCGCGAAGCTCCGCGCCCAGCTCCGCGGCGACCTGAGCGAAGCCGAATGAGCCAGCAGAACCGCGCGTGGACCCGGGAGGCCGTGCGCATCATCGAGGCCGACGCCAACCGCAGCGCCGACACCCACCTCCACGTGTTCCCGCTGCCCCCGGAGTGGGGCGTCGACCTGTACCTCAAGGACGAGTCGGTGCACCCGACCGGCTCGCTCAAGCACCGGCTGGCCCGGTCGCTGCTGCTGTACGGCCTGGTCAACGGCCACATCGGCCCGGACACCGTGCTGATCGAGGCGTCCAGCGGTTCGACCGCGGTGTCCGAGGCGTACTTCGCGCGGATGCTGGGGCTGGAGTTCGTCACCGTGGTGCCGCGCAAGACCAGCCCGGAGAAGGTCGCGCTGATCGAGTTCTACGGCGGCCGGTGTCACTTCGTCGACGTGCCCGCCGAGATGTACACCGAGGCCGAGCGCCTGGCGGCCGAGTGCAACGGGCACTACCTCGACCAGTTCACCTACGCCGAGCGCGCGACCGACTGGCGCGGCAACAACAACATCGCCGAGTCGGTCTTCGCCCAGCTGCGGGCGGAGCGGCACCCGGTACCGGCGTGGATCGTGGTCGGCGCGGGCACCGGCGGCACCAGCGCGACGTTCGGCCGGTACGTCCGCTACCGGCGGCACACCACGAAGATCGCCGTGGTCGACCCGGAGAACTCGTCGTTCTACGGGGCCTGGGAGACCGGTGCGCTCGACTACGCCACCGGCATGCCGTCCCGGATCGAGGGCATCGGACGGCCGCGGTGTGAACCGTCGTTCGTGCCCAGTGTGATCGACGAGATGTTCCAGGTCCCGGACGCGGCCTCGCTGGCGGCGATCCGGTTGCTGCGCGAACACACCGGGCACTGGGCGGGCGGCTCGACCGGGACGAGCCTGTACGGGGCGTTCAAGCTGATCTCGCGCATGGTCTCGGAGGGCCAGGCGGGCAGCGTGGTCACCCTCCTCTGTGACAGCGGCGACCGGTACGCCCACACCTATTACAACGACGACTGGGTGGAAGCGCAGGGCATGAACCTCGCCCCGCACCGAGCCGCCATGGAGGAGTTCCTGGTCAGCGGCAAGTTCCTCCCCGCCGACTAGAGCAGGATCAGCGCCAGTGCGGTCAGCACGGCCCAAGCCAGCATGGCCAGTCCGGTGTCCTTGAGGGCCGGGATCAGGCCGGGGCCGGTGGCGCCCGAGCGGATGGCGCGCACCGGGCGGATCAGCAGCGCGCCGGCCAGGACGCCGATCACCAGCCGCGGGTCGGTCAGGAGGCCGAGCGCGAAGCTCAGCACGAACGGCACGGCGACCAGCACCAGGTAGAACCGCCGCGTGCCGTCATCGCCGAGGCGGACGGCCAGGGTGCGCTTCCCGGACGTCACGTCGGTCGGGATGTCGCGCAGGTTGTTCGCGGTGAGCACCGCGGTGGAGAAGCAGCCGACGGCGACCGCGCACGCCAGCGCCTCCCAGCTGATCCGGCCCGCCTGGATGTACACCGTGCCCAGCACGGCGGCGAGGCCGAAGAACACGAACACCGCCACCTCGCCGAAGCCGTGGTAGCCGTACGGGCGCCGCCCGCCGGTGTAGAACCAGGCGCCGAGCAGGCACACCGCGCCCAGCGCGAGCAGCCACCAGTACCCGCTCGCGGCGACCAGCACCAGGCCGAGCACCCCGGCCAGGCCGAGCGAGGCGAGCGCGGCGGCGAGCACCGCCTTCGGCTTCGCCGTGCCCGAGCCGACCAGCCGCAGCGGGCCGACGCGGTCGGCGTCGGTGCCGCGGATGCCGTCGGAGTAGTCGTTGGCGTAGTTGACGCCGATGATCAACGCGAGCGCCACGCCCAGCGCGAGCAGCGAACGCCACCACGAGAACGCGCCGAGCGCCGTCGCCGCCCCGATCCCGGCGACCACCGGTGCCACCGCGTTCGGCAGCGTCCGCGGCCGCGCCCCCTCGATCCATTCGGTCAGCGTCGCCATACCGATCATTCTGGTCACCGGCGCCACGCCCCGATCAGCAGGGGTGGCCCCGCCCGCCGAATGCTATGAGTGGGGCATTACTTGCATTCAACGCAAGTAATGCCCCACTCATAGCATTCAATCCGGGTCAGCAGGGGGGCGGTGGTTGCGCCAGCCGGACGTAGGCGCCCGACACGTACATCCCCTCCGCCAGCCGGTACCAGCGGTCCGAGGTGCCTTCGGTGCCCGGCACCGATTCGCCCGCGGCGAAGCAGTCGATCCGGATCTGCGCGTGCCGCGCCGCCAGGCCCACCTGCCGCTCGCCGCTGTTCGGGCCGGTCCGCACGTTCAGCGAGTCCAGCGAGGTCACCGTGCCCCACGGCCCACCGCCGGTCCACTGGTAGGTCACGTTCACCCAGGCGTTGTTCTTCAGCTTCAGCCCGTCCCAGAACGTGCCGTCGGCCAGGTCGATGCCCGCCGGGTTCGCCACCTTCCGGCCGAACTGGTCCTTCCCGCCGTTGTGCCCGTGCTCGTACGCCGCCTGCGCCTGCGGCAGGCCGCGCGGCAGCTCACCCCAGCTCAGCCGCTCGACGCTCCAGTAGTCGTCCTTGATGTTCCACGGCCCGACGTCCCACACCGGCGCCCATTCGCACCGCGCGTGGTCCGCCGTGCACACCTTGACCGAGTAGTTGCCCTGCCCCTTCCCGGCCAGCCCGCGCCGCGAGGGCAGGGCCACGAAGTGGTCGCGCTGCACGATCTTGTGCCCGTTCGCGGTGGTCCCGCCGACCAGGCCCTCCCGGGTGGCGAACACCCGGTACGTCGCGGCGAGCGTCGGATCGGCGACCTCGACCCCGGCCCGCCACGCGGTCAGCCCCACCGGCCCGACCGCCATGCCGACCGGCCCGGTCAGCACCAGCCGGGCCTGCACCGAACGGGTCGCGCCGGGCAGCGCGGTCGGCGCGCCCGGCACCGCCTCGACCCATTCGGTCCACCGCCCGTCCGGGCGTTGCCCCCGCAGGTCGACCGCGAGGCCGGGGACGTCGTGCTCCGCCCGCACGGTGTCCACTTCGGACTCCAGTTGCCTGGCGGGCAGTTCCTCGATGCTCAACGGTGCGGCGCTGGCCGGCGTGCCCGGCACGGGGTCGATCCGGCCTCGTGGCGGCTCGACCGTCCAGCTCACCGGTCCGGTGGCGAAGGCGGGGGTGGTCAGGGCGGTCAGGGCGAGCAGCACGCACAGGGTGACCGCCCGGATTCTCTTGATCACGGAACGCCAGCCAAAGGCACGCTGCGTGATCTGTCAATCAACCATGCCCGACCGTGTCACCCCTGTTCAAAAAGCCCGCGGACCCCGCTACGGTCCACCTTGCCCGGCCCCCGCAGCGGCAGTTCGGCCAGCGCCAGCACCCGCTTCGGCACCGCCGCGGCACCCGCTTCCGCGCGGACCGCCGCCCGCAGTTCGTCCTCCGGAAGACGGTCACCCGCGAGCACCACCGCGGCCACCACGGCCTCGCCCCACTCCGGGTCCGGCACGCCGACCACGCACGCCGCCCGCACCGCCGGATGCGCCAGCAGCACCCTCTCCACCGCGGCCGCGGGCACCTTCACCCCGCCGGTGTTGATCACGTCGTCGGCCCGGCCGAGCACCGCCAACCGCCCGCCGTCGAACCGGCCGAGGTCGCTGGTGCGGAACCAACCATCCACAAAGGACTCGGAGGTCAGCTCCGGGTTCAGCCGATACCCGTGTGCCAGCACGGATCCGGCGATCTCCACCCGGCCACCGTCCCCGATGCGGATGTCCACTCCGGACAGTGGGACACCGCGGTAGACGCAACCGCTGGCGGTCTCGCTCATGCCGTACGCGGGCACGGCGGTGATCCCCGCCGAAGCCGCGCGCTCGGCGAGCCCGGGGTCCAGCGCCGCCCCGCCGAGCACGATCGCGTCCAGCTTGGCGACCTCGCGGGTCACCTCCGGCCCCGCGTCCACCAGCCGTGACAACTGCGTCGGCACCAGCGCGCTGTAGTGCGGCCCCGGCTGCCGGACCAGCTCACGCACCCCCTCGGCGAAGTCCGCCGCCCGGAACCCCGCGCGCGAGTCGAGCACCACCGGCGAGGTCCTGGCGAGCATCGAGCGCACCAGCACCTGGAGCCCGCCGATGTACTGCGGTGGTGTCGCGAGGAGCCAGCGGCCCGGGCCGCCGAGCCGCTCGTGGGTGGCCGTCGCGGACGCCCGGAGCGCGGCCGCGGACAGCAGCACCCCCTTCGGCGCCCCGGTCGAACCCGAGGTCGCGATGATCACCGCGGTGCCGTCCTCGACCGGCAGGTCCGGCCGCATGGCTTCGGCCAGCGCGGGGTCGCCGACCGGCAGCACCGCCGGACCGCCGTCCAGTGCCGCCGCCAGCGCCCCCGGCAGCTCCGCGAAGTCGGTGACGACCCGCATCAGTAGTAGTACGGGTAGCCGGACCAGTCCGGGTCGCGCTTCTGCAGGAAGGCGTCGCGGCCCTCGACCGCCTCGTCCTGCATGTACGCCAGCCGGGTGGTTTCGCCGGCGAACAGCTGCTGGCCGACCAGGCCGTCGTCGATCAGGTTGAACGCGTACTTGAGCATGCGCTGCGCGGTCGGCGACTTGCCGTTGATCTCCCACGCCCAGCGCAGCGCCTCGGCCTCCAGCTCGGCGTGCGGGACCACCGCGTTGACCGCGCCCATGGCGTTCATCTGCTCGGCGGTGTAGGACCGGCCGAGGAAGAAGATCTCGCGGGCGAACTTCTGCCCGACCTGCCGGGCGAGGTAGGCCGAGCCGTACCCGCCGTCGAACGAGCCGACGTCGGAGTCGGTCTGCTTGAACCGCGCGTGCTCGGCCGAGGCCAGCGTGAGATCGCACACCACGTGCAGCGAGTGCCCGCCGCCCGCCGCCCAGCCCGGCACCACCGCGACCACGACTTTCGGCATGAACCGGATCAGCCGCTGCACCTCCAGGATGTGCAGCCGGCCGGCCCGCGCGGGGTCCACCGTGTCGGAGGTCTCCCCGTCCGCGTACTGATACCCGGACCGACCGCGAATACGCTGGTCACCACCGGAGCAGAACGCCCAGCCGCCGTCACGGGACGACGGGCCGTTGCCGGTGAGCAGCACACAGCCGACGTCCGAGCTCATCCGCGCGTGGTCGAGCGCCCGGTACAGCTCGTCGACGGTGTGCGGCCGGAAGGCGTTGCGGACGTCCGGCCGGTCGAAAGCCACCCGGACGACGCGTTTGCCGGAGCGGCTCTCCGTGGAACGGTGGTAGGTGATGTCGGTGAAGTCGAAACCTTCGACCTCGGACCACGAGGCGGGGTCGAACAGCTCGGAAACTTGGGCGTCACTCACGCCTGGGAGAATAGGACCTATGGCCATGAGCGCGGAGGACCTGCCGGGGGACGCCCGGTGAACCCGTCGACCGCGCAGGCCAGGGTGATCGTGGACGAGCTGATCCGCAACACCGTTTCGCACGTCGTGCTCTGCCCCGGCTCCCGCAACGCCCCGCTCTCGCTCGCGCTCTACGACGCGGCCTCGGCGGGCAAGCTGCGGCTGCACGTCCGGATCGACGAGCGCAGCGCCGCCTTCCTGGCGCTCGGCATCGCCGCCCGCACCGGCCGCCCGGTGGCCGTGCTGTGCACCTCGGGCACCGCCGCCTCGAACTTCCACCCGGCCGTGCTCGAAGCCGACCGCGCCGGCGTGCCGCTGATCGTGCTCACCGCCGATCGCCCGCCGGAACTGCGCGCGGCGGGCGCCAACCAGGTCATCGACCAGCGCCGCCTCTACGGCGACGCGGTCCGCTACGGCGACGAGCTG
Proteins encoded:
- the ccsB gene encoding c-type cytochrome biogenesis protein CcsB, which produces MVNETLSQYSDLSYTTSVAVYVLAMMFFLVEQSFGRKGRQAAQRTKEKAAALVGGGTAVLATTVPPVDEAPARRERAERIGRMGVALTVLGVLLHLAALVLRGVATHRVPWGNMYEYIMAVCLIAVATWLVVLRKSDIRHLSAFVLLPVVILMFIGGTMLYAVAAPVQPALQSYWLVIHVSAAILSSGVFLVPGVASVFYLIRSRHEKNPEKFARFGPKLPSLDVLDRVAYRTTVFAFPVFTFGVLCGAVWAEAAWGRFWGWDPKETVAFIAWVIYAAYLHSRATAGWRGNRAAWINVLGFAATVFNLFFVNLVTTGLHSYAGVG
- a CDS encoding MinD/ParA family protein, giving the protein MTGSDETPGQQPEPGDEPTQWQPAPPPPDQAHFSEERTDSAPHPAAGSTSGPYDVPQVPPYQRPYADPYDQQLPPLHPQQQPYAQPGYDQQQPLPPLPQPQTPQGPPAPQLPPNLLPQPQHGRQPLPGDDLTTAHLVKPTRRRPQSGWRKALYVGSGKLINPGESPADRRRRELIAQVNQPLRGCYKIAMLSLKGGVGKTTTTTTLGATFASLRGDRVVAVDANPDRGTLSQKIPIETTATVRHLLRDADKITRYSDVRSYTSQGSSRLEILASEQDPAVSEAFSEDDYRRTVNLLEHFYNIVLTDCGTGLMHSAMKGVLDVADALVVVSSGSVDGARSASATLDWLDAHGYGDLVKRSVAVINSVRPKGGSVDLDKLAAHFAARVRGVCRIPFDPHLEEGAEIELDRLQAETRLALLELAATVADGFAVER
- a CDS encoding BldC family transcriptional regulator encodes the protein MTATVGGRLLTPGEVATLFRVDPKTVTRWATAGRIGSIRTPGGHRRFREAEVNELLAELTTDASEPARRG
- a CDS encoding Lrp/AsnC family transcriptional regulator yields the protein MDALDRRIIAALRLNGRATYAELGRTVGLSASSVHERVGKLEAAGVITGYHAVVDPSTVGLGVTALVGIQPTDTAADEDVAEALGSLGEVESCYAVAGDEAFVVKVRVSTVDELERTLGRLRRIDGVARTRTTVVLSTRFEGRPNNEGLEEAAEDGA
- a CDS encoding DUF4229 domain-containing protein, encoding MSDAVVPGHLGRDLTLYLLARFGLVAVVAALLLLVNVPLLVALAVGLVVGLPLGLLAFRGLNTRVTAQLAKRNEKRARERAKLRAQLRGDLSEAE
- a CDS encoding PLP-dependent cysteine synthase family protein — translated: MSQQNRAWTREAVRIIEADANRSADTHLHVFPLPPEWGVDLYLKDESVHPTGSLKHRLARSLLLYGLVNGHIGPDTVLIEASSGSTAVSEAYFARMLGLEFVTVVPRKTSPEKVALIEFYGGRCHFVDVPAEMYTEAERLAAECNGHYLDQFTYAERATDWRGNNNIAESVFAQLRAERHPVPAWIVVGAGTGGTSATFGRYVRYRRHTTKIAVVDPENSSFYGAWETGALDYATGMPSRIEGIGRPRCEPSFVPSVIDEMFQVPDAASLAAIRLLREHTGHWAGGSTGTSLYGAFKLISRMVSEGQAGSVVTLLCDSGDRYAHTYYNDDWVEAQGMNLAPHRAAMEEFLVSGKFLPAD
- a CDS encoding 1,4-dihydroxy-2-naphthoate polyprenyltransferase; protein product: MATLTEWIEGARPRTLPNAVAPVVAGIGAATALGAFSWWRSLLALGVALALIIGVNYANDYSDGIRGTDADRVGPLRLVGSGTAKPKAVLAAALASLGLAGVLGLVLVAASGYWWLLALGAVCLLGAWFYTGGRRPYGYHGFGEVAVFVFFGLAAVLGTVYIQAGRISWEALACAVAVGCFSTAVLTANNLRDIPTDVTSGKRTLAVRLGDDGTRRFYLVLVAVPFVLSFALGLLTDPRLVIGVLAGALLIRPVRAIRSGATGPGLIPALKDTGLAMLAWAVLTALALILL
- the menE gene encoding o-succinylbenzoate--CoA ligase; its protein translation is MRVVTDFAELPGALAAALDGGPAVLPVGDPALAEAMRPDLPVEDGTAVIIATSGSTGAPKGVLLSAAALRASATATHERLGGPGRWLLATPPQYIGGLQVLVRSMLARTSPVVLDSRAGFRAADFAEGVRELVRQPGPHYSALVPTQLSRLVDAGPEVTREVAKLDAIVLGGAALDPGLAERAASAGITAVPAYGMSETASGCVYRGVPLSGVDIRIGDGGRVEIAGSVLAHGYRLNPELTSESFVDGWFRTSDLGRFDGGRLAVLGRADDVINTGGVKVPAAAVERVLLAHPAVRAACVVGVPDPEWGEAVVAAVVLAGDRLPEDELRAAVRAEAGAAAVPKRVLALAELPLRGPGKVDRSGVRGLFEQG
- a CDS encoding 1,4-dihydroxy-2-naphthoyl-CoA synthase, giving the protein MSDAQVSELFDPASWSEVEGFDFTDITYHRSTESRSGKRVVRVAFDRPDVRNAFRPHTVDELYRALDHARMSSDVGCVLLTGNGPSSRDGGWAFCSGGDQRIRGRSGYQYADGETSDTVDPARAGRLHILEVQRLIRFMPKVVVAVVPGWAAGGGHSLHVVCDLTLASAEHARFKQTDSDVGSFDGGYGSAYLARQVGQKFAREIFFLGRSYTAEQMNAMGAVNAVVPHAELEAEALRWAWEINGKSPTAQRMLKYAFNLIDDGLVGQQLFAGETTRLAYMQDEAVEGRDAFLQKRDPDWSGYPYYY